A genomic region of uncultured Roseibium sp. contains the following coding sequences:
- a CDS encoding helix-turn-helix domain-containing protein, which produces MTPDNIDLAISPLAPTRARRQPVEELTGNIRNVCGDFEIEPPDAGSGCVNGDVSTVSVSRFETAIVSLNAKRVLRDKRMIKRDPGEHLFLVIQDKGNCWIHQNDTSVHLAPGDMYLVDSAQCSEFVYKGVDARQVSIHLPRSEMLHRFGAICTGGIAIDRADPLFVAMRAVLAKIFSDDASVAPHHGEAFLSILGAYFRSVEHQEALRDRTSKGVLSRALTLIDRYATDPDFGPQKLAELLQVSPRTLQRQFGALGEPVGKRLLAVRLETARARLNAAPAGPGRNTISDVAYESGFNDLSYFYRAFRDRYGMPPGDLRKKVSL; this is translated from the coding sequence ATGACGCCTGACAACATCGATCTCGCCATATCACCACTGGCACCGACGCGTGCCCGGCGGCAGCCTGTCGAGGAACTGACCGGAAACATCCGCAATGTGTGCGGCGATTTTGAAATCGAGCCGCCGGATGCCGGGAGCGGATGTGTGAATGGCGACGTTTCCACCGTGAGCGTGTCGCGCTTCGAAACGGCGATTGTTTCCCTGAATGCGAAACGTGTTCTGCGCGACAAGCGCATGATCAAGCGGGATCCGGGAGAGCATCTCTTCCTCGTGATACAGGACAAGGGCAATTGCTGGATCCACCAGAACGACACATCCGTTCATCTCGCGCCCGGTGACATGTACCTGGTGGACAGCGCGCAGTGTTCGGAGTTTGTCTATAAAGGGGTCGACGCGCGGCAGGTGTCGATCCATCTCCCCCGATCGGAAATGTTGCACCGGTTCGGCGCGATCTGCACCGGCGGAATTGCCATTGATCGCGCGGACCCCCTGTTCGTGGCGATGCGGGCCGTGCTTGCAAAGATCTTTTCCGATGACGCGAGTGTTGCGCCGCATCACGGGGAAGCCTTTCTCAGTATTCTCGGGGCCTATTTCCGAAGTGTCGAACACCAGGAGGCCCTTCGGGACCGGACATCCAAGGGCGTGTTGTCGCGTGCCCTGACATTGATTGACAGATACGCGACCGACCCCGATTTCGGCCCGCAGAAATTGGCGGAGCTCCTCCAGGTTTCGCCGCGGACGTTGCAGAGGCAGTTCGGCGCACTTGGCGAACCCGTAGGCAAGCGCCTGCTCGCGGTCCGCCTGGAGACCGCGCGGGCGCGTCTCAATGCGGCCCCGGCAGGGCCGGGACGCAATACGATTTCGGACGTCGCCTATGAAAGCGGCTTCAACGATCTTTCCTATTTCTACCGGGCTTTCCGCGACAGGTACGGGATGCCGCCCGGCGATCTCAGGAAGAAAGTGTCGCTCTGA
- the paaG gene encoding 2-(1,2-epoxy-1,2-dihydrophenyl)acetyl-CoA isomerase PaaG: MTQSQTVISTLENGVLKITLNRPDKLNAFNEEMHLALRAAFEEAKKDEAVRAILLTGAGRGFCAGQDLGDRDPRKSTEKPDLGHTLDTFYNPTLRLMRSVEKPIICAVNGVAAGAGANIALVCDIVLAARSAKFIQAFSRIGLIPDAGGSWSLTRILGEPRAKALALLAEPLPAEQAENWGLIWKTVDDASLMEEAGTIATRLAAGPTVGLGLTKRLIQAAPTQDLDTHLDMERDCQRTAGFTDDYAEGVTAFLEKRPAVFKGR, encoded by the coding sequence ATGACGCAAAGCCAAACCGTTATCTCGACCCTTGAGAACGGCGTCCTCAAGATCACGCTGAACCGTCCGGACAAGCTGAACGCGTTCAACGAGGAGATGCATCTCGCCCTTCGGGCTGCTTTTGAAGAGGCGAAGAAGGACGAAGCGGTCCGCGCGATACTCCTGACCGGAGCCGGCAGGGGCTTTTGTGCCGGCCAGGACCTTGGCGACCGCGACCCGCGCAAGAGCACCGAAAAACCGGACCTCGGGCACACGCTCGACACCTTCTACAATCCGACGCTGCGCCTGATGCGCTCGGTCGAAAAGCCCATTATATGCGCGGTGAACGGTGTTGCTGCGGGCGCGGGCGCCAACATCGCGCTGGTCTGCGACATCGTTCTGGCGGCGCGGTCCGCGAAATTCATTCAGGCCTTTTCCAGGATCGGTCTCATTCCGGATGCCGGCGGCAGTTGGTCCCTGACACGCATTCTGGGAGAACCGCGCGCCAAGGCGCTTGCCCTCCTTGCCGAGCCGCTGCCCGCCGAGCAGGCCGAGAACTGGGGCCTCATCTGGAAGACCGTCGACGACGCCTCCCTCATGGAAGAGGCAGGAACGATCGCAACGCGGCTCGCGGCCGGCCCGACCGTCGGTCTCGGCCTCACGAAGCGGTTGATCCAGGCAGCTCCGACACAGGACCTTGACACCCATCTTGACATGGAAAGGGACTGCCAGCGGACGGCCGGTTTCACGGATGATTATGCGGAAGGCGTGACGGCGTTTCTCGAAAAACGCCCGGCCGTGTTCAAGGGACGATAG
- the paaI gene encoding hydroxyphenylacetyl-CoA thioesterase PaaI: MKPLAEMTPQELAEACARIMWEDDNASQAMGMELVRIAPGEADMRMTVSRIMTNGHGNMHGGYLFALADSAFAFACNTYNQMTVAQHCAITYVKPGALGDVLTACAREVSRAGRSGIYDISLTREDGTVIAEFRGHSRTINRTFLTE, translated from the coding sequence ATGAAGCCCCTTGCCGAAATGACACCGCAGGAACTGGCCGAAGCCTGCGCCCGGATCATGTGGGAAGACGACAATGCCTCGCAGGCAATGGGAATGGAACTGGTGCGCATCGCCCCGGGCGAAGCGGATATGCGCATGACCGTTTCGAGGATCATGACCAACGGTCACGGCAACATGCATGGCGGGTATCTCTTCGCACTGGCCGACAGCGCATTCGCCTTTGCCTGCAACACCTACAACCAGATGACGGTCGCGCAGCATTGCGCCATCACCTATGTCAAACCGGGCGCACTCGGCGATGTTCTGACCGCATGTGCGCGCGAAGTCTCCAGGGCGGGACGATCGGGAATTTACGACATCAGTCTCACACGCGAAGACGGCACGGTGATCGCGGAATTTCGCGGCCACTCCCGCACCATAAACCGAACATTCTTGACCGAATAA
- the paaK gene encoding phenylacetate--CoA ligase PaaK — protein MIDLTPDRDSLDPIEIASRDEISNLQQKRLAWTLDHAYRNSPFFKDQFDKHGVHPDDFKSLADLARFPFTVKQDLRATYPFGMFATPREELVRIHGSSGTTGKPTVVGYTANDISNWADLVARSIRAAGGRKGDILHNAYGYGLFTGGLGAHYGAEKLGCTVVPISGGMTERQVTLIEDFRPDVITVTPSYMLSILDEYRRLGLDPRRSSLKVGIFGAEPWTNAMRAEIEEAFDMHAVDIYGLSEIMGPGVAQECVETKDGLHVWEDHFYPEIIDPVSGEVLPDGETGELVFTTLTKEGLPMVRYRTRDLTRILPGTARSMRRIEKITGRSDDMIILRGVNVFPTQIEEQILKCDGLTAHFQIELIREGRMDAMVIHAEATPSQSSSEARDASAKELAHHIKSTIGVSSKVKIHEPHGVARSQGKAQRVVDNRPKD, from the coding sequence ATGATCGATCTTACCCCTGACCGCGACAGCCTTGATCCGATCGAGATCGCCAGCCGCGACGAGATATCGAACTTGCAGCAGAAACGCCTGGCCTGGACACTCGACCATGCCTACCGGAACTCGCCGTTCTTCAAGGACCAGTTCGACAAACACGGCGTCCACCCTGACGACTTCAAGTCTCTCGCCGATCTTGCCAGATTCCCTTTCACGGTGAAGCAGGACCTGCGGGCTACCTACCCGTTCGGCATGTTCGCGACACCGCGCGAGGAACTGGTCCGCATTCATGGCTCGTCCGGCACCACCGGCAAACCCACAGTGGTCGGCTATACGGCGAATGACATTTCCAACTGGGCTGACCTTGTCGCGCGCTCGATCCGCGCGGCCGGCGGGCGCAAGGGCGACATCCTCCACAACGCCTATGGCTACGGCCTCTTCACCGGGGGTCTCGGAGCTCACTACGGCGCCGAAAAACTCGGCTGCACCGTCGTGCCGATTTCCGGGGGCATGACGGAACGCCAGGTCACGCTGATCGAAGATTTCCGGCCGGACGTCATCACCGTGACGCCCTCCTACATGCTCTCGATCCTCGACGAATACCGGCGTCTCGGCCTCGATCCGCGCCGATCCTCGCTGAAGGTCGGCATCTTCGGTGCCGAACCCTGGACCAACGCCATGCGTGCGGAAATCGAGGAGGCCTTCGACATGCACGCCGTCGACATCTACGGACTATCGGAGATCATGGGACCCGGCGTCGCCCAGGAATGCGTGGAAACCAAGGACGGGCTGCATGTCTGGGAGGATCATTTCTATCCGGAAATCATCGATCCCGTCAGCGGCGAGGTTCTGCCGGACGGCGAGACCGGCGAGCTGGTCTTCACCACGCTGACCAAGGAAGGTCTGCCGATGGTGCGCTACCGCACGCGCGATCTCACCCGCATCCTTCCCGGCACCGCCCGGTCCATGCGGCGGATCGAAAAGATCACGGGACGCAGCGACGACATGATCATCCTGCGGGGTGTGAACGTCTTCCCGACCCAGATCGAGGAACAGATCCTGAAATGCGACGGTCTGACGGCGCATTTCCAGATCGAACTGATCCGCGAGGGGCGCATGGACGCGATGGTCATTCATGCCGAGGCAACGCCTTCGCAAAGCAGCAGCGAAGCCCGCGATGCATCGGCAAAGGAACTGGCCCATCACATCAAGTCAACCATCGGTGTGTCGTCCAAGGTGAAAATCCACGAACCCCACGGCGTCGCCCGCTCGCAAGGCAAGGCACAGCGTGTGGTCGACAACCGTCCGAAGGACTGA
- a CDS encoding TetR/AcrR family transcriptional regulator produces the protein MARTRASDFEEKQHGLLLTAANVFATQGMEKASMSQIAQEAGVSKSLLYHYYPSKGALIFAIIQSHLAILDTALEEADDASLPSEKRLRKLVLTVLDSYRGADDQHKVQLNAGPALSDEQKADIVAIERRIVRHFSSVLKDIHPDLANPDRPLLMPVTMSLFGMMNWVYMWFKEGGPISREDYANVATTLILEGIKKVR, from the coding sequence ATGGCGAGAACCCGCGCCAGTGACTTTGAAGAAAAACAGCACGGTCTGTTGCTGACGGCAGCCAATGTGTTTGCGACCCAGGGCATGGAAAAGGCGTCCATGTCGCAGATCGCGCAGGAGGCGGGGGTCTCCAAGTCGCTGCTTTACCACTACTACCCGTCTAAGGGCGCGCTGATCTTCGCCATCATTCAGTCGCATCTGGCCATCCTCGACACCGCGCTGGAAGAGGCAGACGACGCGTCGCTGCCCTCCGAAAAGAGACTGCGCAAACTCGTCCTGACGGTGCTTGACAGCTATCGGGGCGCCGATGATCAGCACAAGGTCCAGCTCAATGCCGGCCCCGCACTCTCCGACGAACAGAAAGCGGATATCGTCGCCATCGAGCGCCGGATTGTGCGGCACTTTTCAAGTGTCCTGAAGGACATTCACCCGGATCTCGCGAACCCCGACCGGCCGCTTCTGATGCCGGTCACCATGTCCCTCTTCGGCATGATGAACTGGGTCTACATGTGGTTCAAGGAAGGCGGGCCGATCTCCCGCGAAGACTACGCCAACGTCGCCACGACCCTGATCCTGGAAGGCATCAAGAAGGTGCGGTAG
- a CDS encoding cation:proton antiporter: MHFEVFAIGTAFVFGLMVRQIGLPPLVGFLAAGFFINFIGPGFGMPVETGPILDYVAELGVLLLLFTIGLKLKLRQITEPQVIGGALIHFAVSVALFTPIVWLLFTSGWLSAVLIGIALAFSSTVLSAKILEAKRELGTFHGRTAIGILIVQDIIALVVLAIFAGKLPGPWALLIFATPLLRPLLFRLLDLAGHDEVLLLTGMMLSLVVGGVGFELIGLKGEIGALVMGLLLSGHPRAGELSNSLWSLKEVFLIGFFLSIGMSGLPDWNALSFALALGLLLPLKGVLFFFILIAFKLRARTSFVTALSLMAYSEFGLIVAAGIPAAEEYLVPLAIAVSVSFLIAAPLNRFAHAIFERFETQLQRFELQARHPDEQPTDLGDADVMVFGMGRTGTAAYTALIDKGRRPVGLDADMYKVEGHAGAGRNVIFADAEDSNFWHGVELKGISAAVLAMDDLEAKLIAARMLRASGFSGTIVSHALHADHVEQIAEAGADQTYLTMQEAGESLAAHAIEPAVARET, from the coding sequence ATGCACTTTGAAGTCTTTGCTATCGGAACCGCCTTCGTTTTCGGGCTCATGGTTCGGCAAATCGGTCTGCCGCCCCTGGTCGGGTTTCTTGCCGCCGGTTTCTTCATCAATTTCATCGGTCCGGGTTTCGGCATGCCCGTCGAAACGGGGCCTATTCTCGACTACGTCGCAGAACTCGGCGTTCTGCTCCTGCTCTTTACCATCGGGTTGAAGCTGAAACTGCGGCAGATCACCGAGCCCCAGGTGATCGGCGGCGCGCTGATCCATTTCGCGGTGTCGGTCGCCCTGTTCACGCCCATCGTCTGGCTGCTTTTCACGTCCGGCTGGTTGAGCGCTGTTCTGATCGGCATCGCTCTTGCGTTTTCGTCCACGGTGCTTTCGGCAAAGATACTGGAGGCAAAACGCGAACTCGGCACGTTTCATGGCAGGACGGCCATCGGCATCCTGATCGTTCAGGATATCATTGCGCTTGTCGTTCTCGCGATCTTCGCCGGAAAACTGCCCGGTCCCTGGGCGCTGCTGATCTTCGCCACGCCCCTGCTCAGGCCGCTGCTGTTCCGGTTGCTGGATCTGGCGGGGCATGACGAGGTGCTGCTGCTGACCGGCATGATGCTCAGCCTTGTTGTCGGCGGGGTCGGTTTTGAACTTATCGGCCTGAAGGGCGAGATCGGCGCCCTGGTCATGGGGCTCCTGCTGTCGGGCCATCCGCGCGCCGGCGAGTTGTCAAACTCGCTCTGGTCTCTCAAGGAAGTCTTCCTGATCGGTTTCTTCCTGTCGATCGGAATGTCCGGTTTACCCGACTGGAACGCGCTCTCCTTTGCGCTTGCCCTGGGGCTTCTGCTGCCGCTGAAGGGCGTTCTGTTTTTCTTCATCCTGATCGCGTTCAAGCTCAGGGCGCGCACGTCTTTCGTAACCGCCCTTTCCTTGATGGCCTACAGCGAATTCGGGCTGATCGTGGCCGCAGGCATTCCCGCCGCCGAGGAATATCTCGTGCCGCTGGCTATTGCAGTGTCGGTGTCGTTCCTGATCGCCGCGCCGCTCAACCGGTTTGCGCATGCGATCTTCGAACGTTTCGAGACGCAGCTGCAACGGTTCGAGTTGCAGGCCCGGCACCCGGACGAACAGCCGACAGATCTCGGCGATGCGGATGTCATGGTCTTCGGAATGGGCAGAACCGGCACCGCGGCCTATACCGCCCTGATCGACAAGGGGCGTCGCCCGGTCGGTCTGGATGCGGACATGTACAAGGTCGAGGGGCACGCCGGGGCCGGGCGCAACGTGATTTTCGCCGATGCGGAAGACAGCAATTTCTGGCACGGCGTGGAATTGAAAGGCATCTCGGCTGCCGTCCTGGCAATGGACGATCTGGAAGCCAAGCTGATCGCCGCCCGCATGCTGCGGGCCAGCGGTTTTTCCGGAACGATCGTCAGTCATGCGCTGCATGCCGACCACGTTGAACAGATCGCCGAGGCAGGTGCCGATCAGACCTACCTGACCATGCAGGAAGCAGGAGAAAGCCTGGCAGCGCACGCAATCGAGCCGGCTGTGGCGCGTGAGACTTAG
- a CDS encoding dihydroxy-acid dehydratase: MTKSRIVLIDRHPGRSAQTIGIANELGTDPELIHEPSVGVVGTKGDSQCYLGVARKVDAIHEHLKSRIGNGEGQLKYRLVQPEYTIATSDGIRNGTREMRYSLIGREVTNDGLCEHLEASGLAGTIAVVACDKPPVGTMAAVLEHNEPAIIMSDGTIRPGKDPETGEMLDIVSAYQVAGHQDAAVRHRIACHACPGIGSCGGMFTYNTMQTFIGVVGLQPLHMVAPPSDDPRRVEEFPQQLVAYLSSMMETGLKPRDIVKRDSIRNAVIVAMAIGGSTNVVLHVPEIARAAGYEHFWRDVMTPEEFNHLSRDVVPVLTNARPYGKYSMLDIDHVGGVQVIVKELLDAGLLNGDMMTCTGRTLAEQVADLDAAAPDGDVIHTVADPFKPTGGLRMLGGNLSPDFSAILKLAGVEGGLENNLFKGRARVFEGEAGLIKALDEAPDSFQDQDMVIVRYDGPSGGPGMPEMLDPTSRITTLCRERGIVVALMTDARFSGGSVGLVIGHVGPEAALGGPIAFVEDGDEIIVDLNSNTVNCAALDDPATLAARKAAWEKAVADNGGIHPNCGIADTRLLHRARHTAVPAVRGGGLHPNREVWVRDMRPAEDTGFVPRNRHR, encoded by the coding sequence ATGACGAAATCCAGAATTGTCCTGATTGACCGCCACCCCGGCCGGTCCGCACAAACGATTGGGATTGCCAACGAACTTGGCACCGATCCGGAGCTCATCCACGAACCCTCTGTCGGCGTCGTGGGCACCAAGGGGGACAGCCAGTGCTACCTGGGCGTTGCCCGCAAGGTCGATGCCATTCACGAGCATCTGAAGTCGCGTATCGGCAACGGTGAAGGCCAGCTGAAATACCGGCTGGTTCAGCCGGAATACACCATCGCCACATCGGACGGCATCCGCAACGGCACGCGCGAAATGCGGTATTCGCTGATCGGCCGTGAAGTCACCAATGACGGCCTGTGCGAACATCTGGAAGCGTCGGGACTTGCCGGAACGATTGCCGTCGTTGCCTGCGACAAGCCTCCGGTCGGGACGATGGCTGCGGTTCTGGAACACAACGAACCGGCAATCATCATGTCCGACGGCACCATCAGGCCGGGCAAGGACCCGGAAACAGGCGAGATGCTGGACATCGTCAGCGCCTACCAGGTCGCCGGCCACCAGGACGCGGCGGTTCGCCACCGCATTGCCTGCCACGCCTGCCCGGGCATCGGAAGCTGCGGCGGCATGTTCACCTACAACACCATGCAGACCTTCATCGGCGTGGTCGGCCTTCAGCCGCTGCACATGGTGGCGCCGCCGTCGGACGATCCGCGCCGTGTTGAGGAATTTCCGCAGCAGCTTGTGGCCTACCTGTCGTCCATGATGGAAACCGGCCTGAAGCCGCGCGACATCGTCAAGCGCGATTCCATTCGCAACGCGGTGATCGTGGCCATGGCCATCGGCGGATCGACGAATGTCGTCCTGCACGTTCCGGAAATCGCCCGCGCGGCCGGATATGAACACTTCTGGCGCGACGTGATGACACCGGAGGAGTTCAATCATCTCTCCCGGGACGTCGTTCCGGTCCTGACGAATGCGCGTCCATACGGCAAGTATTCCATGCTCGACATCGATCATGTGGGTGGCGTTCAGGTCATCGTGAAGGAACTTCTCGATGCCGGTCTCCTGAACGGAGACATGATGACCTGCACCGGCCGCACGCTTGCCGAACAGGTCGCCGATCTCGATGCCGCCGCACCCGATGGCGACGTGATCCACACCGTTGCAGACCCGTTCAAACCGACGGGCGGCCTGCGGATGCTCGGCGGCAACCTGTCGCCGGACTTTTCGGCGATCCTGAAACTCGCAGGTGTTGAGGGCGGCCTTGAGAACAATCTCTTCAAGGGCCGGGCACGGGTGTTCGAAGGCGAGGCCGGCCTGATCAAGGCGCTGGACGAAGCGCCGGACAGCTTTCAGGACCAGGATATGGTCATCGTCCGCTACGACGGTCCGAGCGGAGGTCCGGGCATGCCGGAAATGCTGGATCCGACCTCCCGCATCACGACGCTCTGCCGCGAACGCGGCATCGTGGTCGCGCTCATGACCGACGCACGCTTTTCCGGAGGCTCGGTCGGCCTTGTCATCGGTCATGTCGGCCCCGAGGCGGCGCTCGGCGGGCCGATCGCGTTCGTCGAGGACGGCGACGAGATCATCGTCGACCTCAATTCAAACACGGTGAATTGCGCTGCGCTGGACGATCCGGCAACGCTCGCGGCGCGAAAGGCGGCCTGGGAGAAGGCCGTTGCCGACAATGGCGGCATTCATCCGAACTGCGGCATCGCCGATACCCGGCTTCTGCACCGCGCACGCCACACGGCGGTTCCGGCGGTCCGCGGCGGCGGTTTGCATCCGAACCGCGAGGTCTGGGTCCGCGACATGAGACCTGCGGAAGACACCGGCTTCGTGCCGCGCAACCGTCACCGCTAG